One genomic segment of Lysobacter sp. 5GHs7-4 includes these proteins:
- a CDS encoding VOC family protein → MDTQRIHRGRLIDHIQLVVEDLKASQRFYEAVFKALDIPMSGSGDDYFWADELFISTAGSEAAQGKLTGRHHFAFQAKDRAAVDAFHRAALAHGGRDNGAPGERKYHPGYYAAFALDPDGNNIEAVYHGEGKRSAASVTVDIPA, encoded by the coding sequence ATGGACACGCAGCGGATTCATCGCGGCCGCCTGATCGATCACATCCAGTTGGTGGTGGAAGACCTTAAAGCCAGCCAGCGGTTCTACGAAGCCGTGTTCAAGGCCTTGGACATACCGATGAGCGGCAGCGGCGACGACTACTTCTGGGCCGACGAATTGTTCATCTCCACCGCCGGCAGCGAAGCGGCGCAGGGCAAGCTCACCGGGCGCCACCACTTCGCTTTTCAGGCCAAGGACCGCGCCGCGGTGGACGCGTTCCATCGCGCCGCGCTGGCTCACGGCGGCCGCGACAACGGCGCGCCTGGCGAGCGCAAGTATCACCCGGGCTACTACGCGGCGTTCGCGCTGGACCCGGACGGCAACAACATCGAGGCGGTGTACCACGGCGAAGGCAAGCGCAGCGCGGCGTCGGTCACCGTGGACATACCGGCTTGA